Genomic window (Candidatus Aegiribacteria sp.):
AGTCCTTGAACGATAGTACCGGAACAGAGGAAGAGGGCTAGGATGATTCCCGTTCTGCTTCAGAGCCTTATCATTAGTATGAATTCCTGGATATTTGCGCCTGCACCACCGGATTCAATTGAAATTATGGATGCTCTTCGAGAAGATCCCATGGAAGTTCTGGTTTTCATGGCCAGAAGCGGCTGGAGTCCTGACCGGTTCAGTCCGGGAAGTCTTGCGACACATCTCATAGAGGTGGATTTAACCTGTTCGACTGAAGCTGCATGGTCAGCTCGCCTGATCGGTATACCGCTTCAAACTGAAATGACACCTGTGCTGATTGAGTTCGGGGGGGAATCAATAATTCCTGATTCGCAGGATATTTCAGATAATCCGGCACTTCTGGATGCGCTTATCAACAGGATTCTCCATACTTTTGCGGAGGGCGAAGAACAGGAGAATCTGGAAGCATTTGTGGAAATCATTTCAGCAACCTGGGATTGTATTCCATCCAAAAGTAAATCTCTTTCTCTTGAAGCTCTCGGAAAACTGGGGATTGATATCACAGGAGACATCGCTCCAATCAGGATAGAAGAGGCCGGAACCAGCGCTTCAGCGCGATATTTCAGTACACTTGGTATTGAATACAGTTATACCTCCTCAGAAATGAATACAGCTTTGGAAAGGATCTACATTGCCGGATGCAGTTCTCCCGAGACAGTAGTGAGTATGCTGGATGATTCCATCTGGGCTGTACGATTCAGCGCGATTGAGGTTTGCGATCCATCCATCATTGGAGAACTGATCAATGATTCCGTTCCCTATGTCTCACTTGCGGCTTCCATTGCCAGGAGCGAAGCTGGATTCGATGATGGAGTAAACCGGCTTCGTGATCTGTCCATCACATTCGGACCGGTTGGGAACATGGCTGCGGAACAGCTTGGTTTTGCGGATACTCTTCTTCTCCGTGAACTGATGGCTCATCAGGATCCGGGCAGAAGAGCTGCTGCACAGACAGCATGGCTGAACGATTCAATACCTGTTGACTCGCTGCTGAAGGAGAGCTGGATATCAGATCAATACTGGGCTATTCCCATTTCATGGGCCTGGCATCTTGTCGATACTGGTGATTCAATAAAAGCTGAGAATGCATTACTGAGGATTTCAACTCTTCAGGGAAACAATTCAGATCAGATGCTGATTGAAGAATATGTAACTTTGCTGACGGACAGACTGAGGAGCGTAGAGGAGTCCGAAGAGAATCGGGAACCGGAAACGGCCGAATGGACACAATACGAATTTCCGTTTAATCCTGACAGTATCTCAATACCGGATACAGTTGTAATAGAGACAGATGTCGGAAATTTCACAGTTCTCCTCTGGGGAAATACTGCGCCTGTTACGTGCAGCAGTTTCTGGCACCTGGCTGGAACGGGTTTTTATGACAGTGTTTATTTTCACAGGGTCATTCCTGGATTTGTAGCCCAGGCAGGTTGTCCGGAGGGTGTCGGGACCGGGGGTCCCGGTTATCTGCTGCCAAATGAGCGAAGCACAAGACATTTTGGAAGAGGAGTCCTTGGAATGGCTGACGCGGGATTGAACACTGGAGGCAGCCAGTTCTTCATAATGCTGGATGATCACGGCAGGTTGGATGGCAGGTATACCGCGTTCGGTACTGTGTTGAATAAGGATGAACTTGATAGAATCACAGTCGGAACACAAATCAGGGACGTAGTCTGTTTAGTCAACTAAATGTCAGTATATAAACAATAATGAACCTATAAAATGTCTATTTGGAAATACCACGAATTTGTTCCTGACATTAACTATCAACCACTTGCGTGTGTATGTATCATTTGCTAGCTTCATGCCTGAATCAGGTACAGTTGTCGCTTAATGGAGGATGAACATGGCCAGGGATATTAAAAGGATTCTTGTAACAGGTGCTCTTGGACAGATCGGATCTGAACTTACTGTTGAACTCAGGAAACGCTACGGCTCCGATAATGTCATTGCTTCGGATATCAAATCAGATGAAAACAGTAAAGTAGTGAACGAAGGGCCCTGGAGCATTCTGGATGTGACCGATATCGAGGCTGTTTCCAATCTCATTCGTGAATACAAGATCGATACGATTTTCCATATGGCAGCCATTCTGTCCGCAACGGGAGAGAAGAATCCTCTGCTCTGCTGGAGAGTGAATATGGATGGTACTCTGAACATCCTCGAAACAGCAAGGGAGGAATCCCTTGCACGAGTGATAATCCCAAGCTCTATCGCTGCATTCGGTCCTGAAACTCCAAGGGAAAATACACCCCAGAAAACAATTCTCCGTCCGAAAACAATATATGGCGTGACAAAAGTATCTGGAGAGCTTCTGTGCGATTATTACGTTGAAAGATTCGGTGTTGACGTAAGGGGATTGCGCTATCCCGGAATTATCTCCTCGGAAACACCGCCTGGAGGAGGTACTACGGATTATGCTGTGGAGATTTACTACAAGGCTATTGAAGAGGGAAGATACACCTGTTTCGTACGAAGGAATACCATGCTTCCGATGATGTACATGCCGGACTGCATTAAAGCAACTCTTGATCTTGCGGATGCTGATTTTCACAATCTCTCTCACCATAGTGATTTCAACGTGGGGGCTCTTTCCGTGACAGCGGGGGATATTGCGGAGAGTATCAGTAAATTCATTCCAGGCTTCGAAGTTACTTATGAGTCTGATTTCAGGCAGGAGATAGCAGATACCTGGCCCAGCAGCATAGATGATTCCGTGGCCAGGAAAGAATGGGGCTGGGAACCGGAATGGGATCTTGATTCCATGACTGCTGATATGCTTGAGAAACTCAGGCAAAAACTATTATAATTAAACAGCTCTTCTAGCTAAGTTGAAGAAGTGTGGTACGTCCCTCTATAAAGGTCGGGCCAGGATTACTACTTCGCAGGTCTCACGAAATTCACCTGTATCGATTGCTCTTGAACCAAGAAAGATAATGTAACGTCCAACCACGAGTCTCTGACCGTTCTCACCGGTTCCATCCCAGATGATAACTCTTGAACTGCCGCAGGCCTCTCTGTTCAGGAGCTCCAGGATCAATCGACCCTGTACATTGTAGATCTCAAGTGTGACTTCGTTCTCAGGGCTGTTGAAGTTCATTTCAATCGTGAGCAGATCATCACGACCATCGCCATCAGGAGAGAAGGGATTTGGATGGAATTCAAGGAACTCACCACCTGTGCTTCCCGAAATGCAGCTGTTTTCATTCCCCGGTGTGCCTCCTGACATACATCCGCTCCAGCTTGCCGAGTCGTATCCTTTGAATTCCGGATTCAGCTTTTCAAGGCTTATTCCAGCTGCGCCGCCCCAGTCATCATCGTATGGTACGTAATCTGTTGCCTGACCTGTGTTATCTCTCAGAATAAGCTGGTCTGCCCATTCTTCTCCCTGCTGTGTGCTGTTATTCAGCGTGGGCCAGCTTGATGGCTGTAGAACGGGGCATTCAACATTTGCCCATAATTCCCTGAACTCGGAAGAATCTGATACTATCACGGCAAAGCTGTCCGGCTGGAGAAACAGAGTGTCATCGCAGAAAACAGCCTGATCACGTGAATCTTCGAAAGTCCAGCCCGATAACTGTTGACGATCTCAACCCATTCGGGTTCTCCTGGTGCCGGGCTGTACATTATCTCATTAAGTACAATGGAACCGTATGTATTCCAGATACATGATGTAGTATCGTCCGAGGAGAAAGAGTCTGCGGCACATATGGCTACAGCGAACAGAAGCATCTCTTCCGGACATGATACCCACTGGCAGTCTGCTTCAATTGAATCTCCAGGAGCAACAGTACCGCATACATAACTGTAGAAAAGTTCGTTCTCTGATGGGGCTCCGCTATGATCCCTGTCATCGTAAAAAGCTAAGGAGAGTTCACCTGATGGAATAGTATCGGTTCCTGAGTTGGTGAACCGTGCAGTAAGAACTGCATTCTCATTATCAGGTCCCATGGGTGGATCGCAGATCATACCGAGGGATGCCGCATTCATTCCCTCTACAATGAACGGGGGAGGGGCTCCGGGAGTCGGGCCATCATTAGATATAATCCAGTTGCTGAAGATGTCTGGTTCGCTAAGATCCTTTCGCTGGGCGCTGTTATCCTCGCCTGGATCAAAGGGTATTTCATCCAGACCGTCATCGTCTCTCAGTAAAGGATTATCGGAATCGATCGGTGTTCCATAAGTTGACATTACATCGGAAGATGTGGTGCCGCTGGACGTATAGAGTGAGATTGGGTCATTCTGCGAAAGACCGTCTCCGAGAGTGGTATTACCTGTAGTGAGGATAACAGTTCCGGAAGGGAAATTATACGGTTGAATCCCATCGGTATATTCCCGATCAAGAATTACAGCGAAGCAGTTTTCGGGAAGGAACTGACTGCATATCACATCGGGATCCTGCAGAATTCCGTATTCACTGTTCCATGGAATCAGCACATCCAGCGCATCGCCGTCAGTGAAGCTGCATCCGGAAATGTCAAATACACCCGGTCCGGGGAACCACATTTCAATGAACTCGTCATGATCCTCACTGGATGGGTTGCAGAGAACCTCTGAAATGACCAGAGGAACTCCGCCTCCGGTTGTGAAGCTTTCACATATGAAATCATTACCCGGCACTGCATCACCTTCAAGTGATATCCGTGCGGCAGCAGGATAACAGCCGGTTTCAGGTGCGCTGATAGTCACGGAGATGCTTGTATCTTCTCCAGGATAGAGAGAATCAGAAAGCTCTGTCAGGAGGATTTCATCAGGTTGTGCGATTGAATCAGCGTTCATATCCAGAAAAATGGATACTTCAGCTTCTATAAAGGGTATTGTCCCTTTGTTTGAGAAGAAAGCAGTAATGAGAAGTGAATTACCAGGTTCAGGATCCGGAGGAGTTATTCTCAGAGAATCAACTGCAGCGTCCGTTGTATCGGAATATTCCGCTGGAGCACCCGGTGTTCCTCCTTCCGGTGAAGTTACCCAGGAAAACTCTTCGTCCGGAAGGGTGAACAGTCTTCTCTGTACGCTGTAGTGCTCCCCCGGATCGTATGGGATGCCGTCGAGACCATCATCATCACAAAGGAGTGGGTCATCGAACACCAGAGGTGTTCCATAGGTGGATAGAGTGTTTATCTGAGCGGTTCCATTCAGATCGTACAATGTTATAGGATCATTGCCGGTAAGACCGTTGCCGATTGTCGTATTATCAACCGTGAATACATAAGTTGATCCGGCAAGATCGTATGGCTGGGTTCCGAATATGTACTCCGGATCCAGCACAAGAGCGTATCCATTTGCCGGTAAGTATGCTCCATAGACGGCATCAGGATCAGTGAGCTGAGTTTCAGACCATGTCACGATTACGTCCAGCGCGTCACCATCGGTGAAAGAGCATCCGGCGAGAGGAAAGATACCGGGGCCGGGATAGTATATTTCGATGAATTCGCCGTAATCTTCTTCAATAGGATTACAGATCACTTCTGTGATAACAGGATCTACACCTCCTCCCACTGCTGTTTCGATGGATCTGAAATCATCGAGCGGGTATTCATCATCTGGTACTTCCGCAAGAGCTGATGGAAGGTACCAGCCCTGGTCAAGCGCAGTCATTGCAGTGAATGTATTTGTTAATCCGGGTTCAAGCACTGCTGCAGAGAATTCCGCGATAATTTCTTCAGGAGTCGCAATAGAATCTCCCTGGCTGTCCAGAAAAAGTATCAGGGTACCGCTCGATGGAGAAACATTACCCCAGCAGGTGAAGGAAGCATGTATTTCAAATGGAGATCCTGCAGACGGTTCTACAGGATCAGTCCAGACACTGTCGCAGGAGATATTCATAGTATCAGGCGGAGCTTCAGCATGGGTTCCGGGTGTACCACCTTCAGGCCCTGTAATCCAGAATCCTTCCCCATCAGGAGATGACCAAGGGAATCGTTCAACTGTAAAACCTTCACCCGGGTCGAAAGGTATTCCGTCAAGACCGTCATCGTCCCTTTCCTGCCATGTGTCCGAATTGACAGGTGTACCGTATGTACTTACAGCATTACTGTCAGCGGTACCACCGGAGTTAAAGAGGGTAAGAGGATCGGAGGATGCCGCCAGACCATTGCAGATCGCGTGATCAGCGGTTGTGAGAATGAGCGTTCCGGGAGGTATCTCATACACGGGGTTATCCGGATAATCCAGTTCGAAAACGAGGGCGAACCCTTCTGCAGGAATGGTATCGGTTCCAAGAAGCATTCCAGGATGTGGAAAAGAACCAAAGATGATTTCATCCCAGGGAACGAGTTCATCGAGGGCATCTCCGTCTGTAATGCTGAAGTTACTCAAACATATTTGCTCAGATGAGGGATTGAATATCTCAACGAATTCACCGGAGATCTCAACAAGAGGATTGGCTGCAATTTCCGTGATGACCGGAGACTGAGATAACAGAACGAACTGGAGAACTGCTAATATTCCCATCGTTCTATCAGTTTATCTCGGAAATGTACCATTTGTCAAGTATCTTATCGAGTAATAATGGATTCCAGAACAGATGAAACGATAGGATCAATCCCTGTAACCTGCCAGCCAGCGGTTGTAGAGATAACAGGGATTTCCAGAGATACATTACCGATCCCGCTGATGTCCAGAGAAATAAATACAATACCGGTGCTGTTATCACACTGAAGACCGTCTATTTCCAGAATACTCTTTTCAAGGATATAAACTTGTCCTGGAGCTGACAGAATCATCTCCAGAACTGCGGTGTTGTCCCAGAATTCAATTTCTCCAGGAGCTGCTTCCAACCGCAATTCCGCGAATATCATCCCAAGATTTTCATAAGACATCGTCTGCATCAGATGAAGATATTCAGTGCATTCCTGCATGATCTGTTCAGCGCAGCCGCTTTCCAGTGTTATGAGAAATTCTTGCGGGGAGCCGTTCAGAACAGCGTTCCAGGTATTCAGTACCGCTGAGTCCGGTGCTGAACCATGCATCTGTGCAGCGGCACCGGTAGCCAGCATAAATAGCAGCGGAATAACGACTCCCCGTGTCATGACTACTCTTCTATCTTGAAGCTAACAGATACCTCTACTGAAATAGAGTAAGCTCCCGGAGTAATTGATGGAGATTGAGCATAAGAACCCAGCCCGCCACCGTAGTTATCATAGGCTCCGTAATCGCCGTAATAATAGTTGTTTGTCCATTCGCTGATGCTTGAGATGTTACCCAGTGATACTCCAAAACAGTCAGCCAGCTGTTCAGCTTTATCGTTAGCGTGTTCTGCTGCGCGCTGTCTTGCTTCCTCGAAAAGCGCGGAAGTGTCTTCAACGTAGAAACTGACTCCGTTTATGGAATTGGCTCCCTCGCTTACAACAGCGGCTAGAACGTCTCCAACCGATTCAATATCACGAATGTCCGCCTTTATGTAGTGTATCACGTGATATTCCATTTCCCCTGTGTACTCGTAGTCGTAGTCATCCCAGACCTGTTCCACCCAGAGGTTGTAGCTTGCAGTCTGCATATCTTCTCCGGCTACTCCTTCTGCTCTTGCCGCAGCCATGGCTGTATGGATCATTCGTGCTGCGTCATCAACTGGGTGATGTCCACACCGAAAACAATCGAAGCCACGTCCGGTTCCGCACTTGCGGTACCCATTCCTGTAGTCGTTATCATTGCAGGGTAATCGTAGTATTGCTGGCCAACTGCGATGCCCGTGAACATCAGCAGAACCAGGATAATTAACAGTCCGGTCTTTTTCATATAGAACTCCCTTCAGATGTTAAGTACAATCGAATAGAAAGATGCCATGATAATACATCGGCAGTAAGAATATATTCCTACTCGCCTATTATCTTAACCATCACTCTTTTTTTTCTTCTACCATCGAATTCACCATAAAATATCTGTTCCCACGGACCGAGATCCAGTTTTCCATCAGTAACGGCTACAACCACTTCCCGCCCCATGATCTGGCGCTTGTGGTGCGCGTCTCCGTTGTCTTCACCTGTTCTGTTGTGCCTGTAGCGGGATATCGGTTCGTGTGGCGCCAGCCCCTCGAGCCACTCGTCGTAATCCTGAAGTAAGCCCTGTTCATCATCATTGATGTAGACGCTTGCGGTGATATGCATAGCGTTAACAAGACAAAGCCCCTCTTTTATACCGCTCTCTCGGAGCTCAAGGTCTACAGCAGGTGTAATGTTGATGTAGTCTCGACGGTGTGGTGTATTGAACCAGAGGTACTTTCTGTGCGATTTCAATGATGTTCCTCCATTTCAGATAATTCGCCATCAGTAATTATATCTTTATCGATGCTTATAAGTTCCCATTCAGGATTGTACATGAGCTTTTCCGCACGTATGAGCATTCGCGAAACACCGGTTTCAGTTCCAGAAACACAGACAGCTGCGATCCAGGCCCTCTGAATAATATCGGGGGGGCCAATCTGCGCCACTGAAAAGCCCATGTTTAAAAGACGATCCTTCAGGGAACGAAGAAAACCTCTTCTGTCCTTAAGTGTTCTGCAGCCCCTGAAGTAAAGTTCTACTTTAATGAGACCGATTAGTGTATCAGTTCTTTCATTTGTCATACATATGCAATATAGCTGTTTCGTTACTGATAAACGAAGTATGCTGTGTACCTTCTATTGCAACCTTATGGATTTTTCAGTCCTGTTTCCAGTTTGTTTCGCACTTCTCTCTTAACTCTCGCGGCGAGTACATCATCATGAACGTACAGGAATCTTTCTACCTCTGCGGGATCATGAACAACAAGTTCTCGAAGTGCCCAGGATAAGGCTTTAACAACCATATCATCATAATCCGTAACCAGCATACCACATATCGCCAGCGTATTACAGGCATCACCTTTTCCGCCATAGGATCTCATGTTCAAAGCCACAGTACTGACAAGCGCTGCTCGTCTCCACCAGCGGTCTGGTGACTGCGCCCAATCGCGAATCGTATCTTCAGATATTAATCCATCTCTCCATGCCGGACCTGATAGAGTGCGAGAGAAGCAATCCACAGATGACCAGCTGTTCATACCGTACCCGAGAGTTTCAAGACTTTTTCTGTCAAGAGAGTGAAATGCATCATGATGATACTTAATGAATTCATAAACTATCCATCGATACTTACTGGTATCGAGAATCAAATGTACTACCTCAAAAACATATAGTGCGTCTTCATCTCTTAGCTTCTTTGAATACTTCCGACGCAA
Coding sequences:
- a CDS encoding DUF503 domain-containing protein, which codes for MTNERTDTLIGLIKVELYFRGCRTLKDRRGFLRSLKDRLLNMGFSVAQIGPPDIIQRAWIAAVCVSGTETGVSRMLIRAEKLMYNPEWELISIDKDIITDGELSEMEEHH
- a CDS encoding lamin tail domain-containing protein; its protein translation is MGILAVLQFVLLSQSPVITEIAANPLVEISGEFVEIFNPSSEQICLSNFSITDGDALDELVPWDEIIFGSFPHPGMLLGTDTIPAEGFALVFELDYPDNPVYEIPPGTLILTTADHAICNGLAASSDPLTLFNSGGTADSNAVSTYGTPVNSDTWQERDDDGLDGIPFDPGEGFTVERFPWSSPDGEGFWITGPEGGTPGTHAEAPPDTMNISCDSVWTDPVEPSAGSPFEIHASFTCWGNVSPSSGTLILFLDSQGDSIATPEEIIAEFSAAVLEPGLTNTFTAMTALDQGWYLPSALAEVPDDEYPLDDFRSIETAVGGGVDPVITEVICNPIEEDYGEFIEIYYPGPGIFPLAGCSFTDGDALDVIVTWSETQLTDPDAVYGAYLPANGYALVLDPEYIFGTQPYDLAGSTYVFTVDNTTIGNGLTGNDPITLYDLNGTAQINTLSTYGTPLVFDDPLLCDDDGLDGIPYDPGEHYSVQRRLFTLPDEEFSWVTSPEGGTPGAPAEYSDTTDAAVDSLRITPPDPEPGNSLLITAFFSNKGTIPFIEAEVSIFLDMNADSIAQPDEILLTELSDSLYPGEDTSISVTISAPETGCYPAAARISLEGDAVPGNDFICESFTTGGGVPLVISEVLCNPSSEDHDEFIEMWFPGPGVFDISGCSFTDGDALDVLIPWNSEYGILQDPDVICSQFLPENCFAVILDREYTDGIQPYNFPSGTVILTTGNTTLGDGLSQNDPISLYTSSGTTSSDVMSTYGTPIDSDNPLLRDDDGLDEIPFDPGEDNSAQRKDLSEPDIFSNWIISNDGPTPGAPPPFIVEGMNAASLGMICDPPMGPDNENAVLTARFTNSGTDTIPSGELSLAFYDDRDHSGAPSENELFYSYVCGTVAPGDSIEADCQWVSCPEEMLLFAVAICAADSFSSDDTTSCIWNTYGSIVLNEIMYSPAPGEPEWVEIVNSYRAGLSKIHVIRLFSAMTLCFSSRTALP
- a CDS encoding secondary thiamine-phosphate synthase enzyme YjbQ; this translates as MKSHRKYLWFNTPHRRDYINITPAVDLELRESGIKEGLCLVNAMHITASVYINDDEQGLLQDYDEWLEGLAPHEPISRYRHNRTGEDNGDAHHKRQIMGREVVVAVTDGKLDLGPWEQIFYGEFDGRRKKRVMVKIIGE
- a CDS encoding peptidylprolyl isomerase; amino-acid sequence: MLIEEYVTLLTDRLRSVEESEENREPETAEWTQYEFPFNPDSISIPDTVVIETDVGNFTVLLWGNTAPVTCSSFWHLAGTGFYDSVYFHRVIPGFVAQAGCPEGVGTGGPGYLLPNERSTRHFGRGVLGMADAGLNTGGSQFFIMLDDHGRLDGRYTAFGTVLNKDELDRITVGTQIRDVVCLVN
- a CDS encoding DNA alkylation repair protein, which gives rise to MEPNDFAAEFINELESIPELTTAPMRKLRRKYSKKLRDEDALYVFEVVHLILDTSKYRWIVYEFIKYHHDAFHSLDRKSLETLGYGMNSWSSVDCFSRTLSGPAWRDGLISEDTIRDWAQSPDRWWRRAALVSTVALNMRSYGGKGDACNTLAICGMLVTDYDDMVVKALSWALRELVVHDPAEVERFLYVHDDVLAARVKREVRNKLETGLKNP
- a CDS encoding SIMPL domain-containing protein (The SIMPL domain is named for its presence in mouse protein SIMPL (signalling molecule that associates with mouse pelle-like kinase). Bacterial member BP26, from Brucella, was shown to assemble into a channel-like structure, while YggE from E. coli has been associated with resistance to oxidative stress.); translated protein: MIHTAMAAARAEGVAGEDMQTASYNLWVEQVWDDYDYEYTGEMEYHVIHYIKADIRDIESVGDVLAAVVSEGANSINGVSFYVEDTSALFEEARQRAAEHANDKAEQLADCFGVSLGNISSISEWTNNYYYGDYGAYDNYGGGLGSYAQSPSITPGAYSISVEVSVSFKIEE
- a CDS encoding NAD-dependent epimerase/dehydratase family protein, with the protein product MKRILVTGALGQIGSELTVELRKRYGSDNVIASDIKSDENSKVVNEGPWSILDVTDIEAVSNLIREYKIDTIFHMAAILSATGEKNPLLCWRVNMDGTLNILETAREESLARVIIPSSIAAFGPETPRENTPQKTILRPKTIYGVTKVSGELLCDYYVERFGVDVRGLRYPGIISSETPPGGGTTDYAVEIYYKAIEEGRYTCFVRRNTMLPMMYMPDCIKATLDLADADFHNLSHHSDFNVGALSVTAGDIAESISKFIPGFEVTYESDFRQEIADTWPSSIDDSVARKEWGWEPEWDLDSMTADMLEKLRQKLL
- a CDS encoding gliding motility-associated C-terminal domain-containing protein; translation: MIVSDSSEFRELWANVECPVLQPSSWPTLNNSTQQGEEWADQLILRDNTGQATDYVPYDDDWGGAAGISLEKLNPEFKGYDSASWSGCMSGGTPGNENSCISGSTGGEFLEFHPNPFSPDGDGRDDLLTIEMNFNSPENEVTLEIYNVQGRLILELLNREACGSSRVIIWDGTGENGQRLVVGRYIIFLGSRAIDTGEFRETCEVVILARPL